Proteins from one Impatiens glandulifera chromosome 2, dImpGla2.1, whole genome shotgun sequence genomic window:
- the LOC124927518 gene encoding uncharacterized protein LOC124927518 — protein MAHLGCLTSVPDPHIKLCYKSAEAKKETKSNHHNDIEPEETSISKWGRPVEEDTTMWRNRLNLIEIPTEDALEMEINHFSHEHPLILSYNKHDREKSCYGCFEKMKVSIAYTCSVNKCYFNGLHKWCGNLPTQIRHPLHPKHPLSLLKSAPNNIDLCIACQDRLFSDTFVYSCKLCYVNIHAMCAFIPTNLNSQVHDHPLHLWKTNPRYPVLCNVCGFDSEATHFVCESCDFVADFTCAMMPRNVTNDCHVHTLALTNVIAQEDETEFICDACEKTRNGFSWVYYCADCEYSSHTECALYKRRPNDFDLHEHVLSVINSSLPSS, from the exons ATGGCTCATTTGGGTTGCTTGACATCTGTTCCAGATCCTCATATCAAATTATGCTACAAATCGGCCGAAGCGAAAAAGGAAACAAAATCGAATCATCATAATG ATATAGAACCAGAAGAAACTAGTATTTCTAAATGGGGTCGTCCTGTCGAGGAGGATACTACCATGTGGAGGAACCGCTTGAACTTGATTGAAATACCAACTGAAGATGCATTGGAAATGGAAATTAATCATTTCAGTCATGAACATCCTCTAATCCTCAGTTACAATAAGCATGATAGAGAAAAATCATGTTACGGATGCTTTGAAAAAATGAAGGTCTCCATTGCCTACACTTGCAGCGTTAACAAATGTTACTTCAACGGTCTCCATAAATGGTGCGGCAATCTTCCAACCCAAATCCGACACCCACTTCACCCCAAGCATCCCCTTTCCCTTCTCAAAAGCGCACCAAATAATATCGATTTATGTATCGCTTGCCAAGATCGTCTCTTTTCCGACACCTTCGTATACAGTTGCAAATTATGTTATGTCAACATCCATGCCATGTGTGCTTTTATTCCGACCAATTTGAATAGCCAGGTTCATGATCACCCTCTTCATCTCTGGAAAACAAACCCAAGATATCCGGTTTTGTGCAACGTATGTGGGTTTGATTCAGAAGCTACTCATTTTGTTTGTGAATCATGTGATTTCGTGGCTGATTTCACTTGCGCGATGATGCCTAGGAATGTGACTAATGATTGTCATGTGCATACTCTGGCGCTAACGAACGTTATTGCGCAAGAGGATGAGACCGAATTCATCTGCGATGCTTGCGAGAAAACGAGGAATGGGTTTTCTTGGGTCTATTATTGTGCCGACTGCGAATATAGCTCTCACACAGAATGTGCCTTGTATAAACGAAGACCAAATGATTTTGACCTCCATGAACACGTTCTTAGTGTCATTAACTCGTCCTTGCCCTCCTCTTGA